The nucleotide window GTAAGCCCTTTTACTTGTAGCTACATAGACCTTTTAAATAGACAGACACGGTTGccagagaaacaaaaagggCTTGAGAAGCCAAGCAACATAGTTTGACAGGAAGAGAAaatacttctttttttaatgagttATGTCGGATTGGACTATTACCAGTCAATAAACAATGTATGTTGTGTTAACCTTTTCgttttgtttaaaaattaagaaactaaATTTCTTGTTTCCCCAGGTATGGGATAGGGAGATTCTACTGCAAGCCCTGAAGGACTATTATGACAAGGACATGGAACTCCTCCTACAAGACATACAGGGAAACATCACAGATGTAAGGACCAATGTTTATTAACTTGACTATATGAGATTGAGGGATGCTTGGCGAAATATGAATGAATTATTAAATAACTTAAGCtgaattatatattaattcattATGTATACTACGCAAACAGGGAATCTGGTCTGATGATGTTACATCATGGCAACATTGTGATGATCACCCTTCATGTGTAAACAAGtaagctctctctctgtctctctctgtctctctctctctctctctctctctctctctctctctctctcatacacaCACGGACACACACGTGTACATACGTACGATGCATACATACCTTTGATATTTTCGTTGTCGATATTAGTATTGAATACCTTGTTACGTACGTAGGTATGCTACAGAGAGTATAAACATAGCTTGCAAGTGGGGTTACAAGGACGTCGAGAAGGGTGATACTCTAACAGGTATATATACTTGGCAAACACATTTTACTGTCACTTCCAAATTTCAATACGAAATTGGCAGAATATTGAAAATTCCAAAGTAAAAGACCCAACAGCAAGAACAAGCatgattttggaattttgatccaatttccttgttaattaattaattatgtgatTGAATATTTTAGATGATTACTTCCTTCCTCGGCTACCTGTTGTGGAGAAGAGGATTGCTCAAGGTGGAGTCCGCTTAGCTGCCATCCTCAATCTCGTCTTCTCTTCTCAAGAAACACAAGTTGGTGATGAAGCATCACGTTCACCCACCTAACCTAACTGTACAATACAAGCCAATGCCATCATCAACTACAAGTCTACAAGTTACACCAAATTGTGCTTTAGAAAATTGCTATTTCACTTCATTcctaatttataaattatgtgtaaaaattattttgtaacTGTAATATCCCTTGGCGTGTTGACATAGTAACGTAGTGTTACGGATCcctaataaaaaagataacatttttttttccaacccTTGTAAGTTTGCTCAactttttaatgaaataaCAATAATGTTCTCAAACTTTGACAGCCaggttttttattatatatttcttctttaattgagaaattaaaaaaaaacaaaaacaaaaacaaaaacaaaaacaaaattaagctCATATTCATAGGCCCAAATTTTGACCCACAAAAGTAATGGTTTTGGGCCTTGCCATTGCCAGCCATTTGACAccacaaaaaaggaaagaggaaagaaacaaTCAAAGGACAACCCCGATATCGTGGAAGACAAGACAATTCACACGCCAACCTCGAACTTTGTCTGACCGTGTCTCTTGTCTTTACCACTGACTAAGTgctagggtttagggtttatagGATCTGATGGTTCATGGGAGAGGAACCAACTGAAGGAGGACCTCCATTAGTCCAAAACCTTGACCAAACAAAACGACACCAAAACAAGTTCGTCGTACGAAATGCCAAACTACACACAGTAGCAGTCTTTCCTCTTCCCCTCTCTGTATTTTTGTGTATCTGCCTCCTTCCTCGAACCAACATTGAGaccctttatttatttttccagtCTTTTGATGTTTACTATTTTATAATATGTACCTCTGAAATCTCAACCAAACTTCCTTGCGCCCCAAGCCGGCGCCTTTTCAACTCCCTCTGGCCTCCATTTGTTCGCttctcatatttattttatagatcGCCATTTAGATTTTGTGATAATTCATTAACAACAGAAATGGAAACCCTTTCGCTTTTGTCCTAAGAAGCTGCTCCAACAATCTTGGATCATATACCACATACGCACGGCCTCTGTGTTCTAAAGCAAAAAACTTTCACTGATTCATCGCTCCAATACAGTAATGTTCTTCAACCTTATGCTTCATAAAGATCACTGCTTTCAAAGATTTCGTATTTGCTGTGTTTCTCAATCCTCTTGGCTgtagttttgttctttttttctcatgtataaaccttttttttttcgtttctttgttttttttttataggatCTGCTTATTAAAATGTCGATGAGTTAGTATTACATTTGAGTTtgatttttgaagttgaaagtttttatttttcgccTTTTGGGTCTAATTTTTGGTGCCTTTTCATGCTGATGTTTGCATATAAAATAGAGTTGTTCTGTTTACGAGTAGCTTTGTTGCTTGCTGCCATCCAGTATGTTTACCTTAATTATTCAATCGAAAAAGTTCATGAATCTGGAGGTTGTGATTGTCGATAAAGAAATATTTGGCAGAATTGAGCGGTCatgaattctttttcttttaacatggAAGAGTAATCTGCGTTGGATGTGCCAGTTACGTATTAAATGTTAATTTGTGCAGGCAATGCATAAGTAATAAGCTGCTgttctttatgtttttttttttttttttgtgctcCTAAATTTACAAGAgctttctctttgtttctgcCATCAGCTGAGTAGCAAGCTAagctgttttttgttttctagtcAACTAGTATCTTGGACACTATCGTTGTCATGTGTCAATAATCTTACCTGCTTTGATTGGAGTGTAGCTCTAATTGTCCTACCTGTTGTCATCACCTCTCCACCTGTTTGGAGTGGTCAGTTCAGCTGCCTATAAATATTTCTGTCTTCAAATGTTTCTCCTACAGTGGTAGCAAGTTTCATAACTCACTTCCTCCGCCTTCCTTGGTTCAATTTCAACAGGTTGATCAAGCACCAATTTGGTTCTCTTTAGAGGGTTCAAAGGGTACTTTGTGTCTTGCTTCAGGGACTGGTACTCGATCCCAGCATGGCATTAGAAAGGATTGCTAGGACTgctagaaatggcttcagaagGTCGCCATCAGGAGCATCCGCCCGCACGAGTGAGAAGGAAATGTTGTGTGAGGGAGCATCCACACGCAAATATTGTTCCTTACCTTCACTCGAAACTGACACTAGAAATAGAAACTTTTTGTACCTCTCCAGCATTTCAAAAGTGAATCACAATAGTTTTTGGAGCAGGGGAATAAGGGCAACCCCAACTTATCAATTTCCTTCTGCAGAAAGGATTGTTGAGGAGTCTGATTCTGAGTACAACGATCCCAAATATCCGGGACTAGAAGCAACCAAGCCAGGTGAAAAGCCAAGAGTGGTTGTCCTTGGTACTGGCTGGGCGGCCTGTCGATTCCTTAAGGGACTAGACACCAAGATCTATGATGTTGTTTGCATATCACCAAGGAATCACATGGTCTTCACTCCTTTGCTTGCTTCAACTTGCGTTGGTACCCTGGAATTCCGTTCAGTCGCTGAACCTGTTACTCATATACAATCTGCATTGGCAACAGATCccaattctttcttttatatgGCTTCCTGCGTTGGTGTTGACACAGACAAACATGAGGTAACTAAATCCTCTCTaacaatttattttccttctttttctgttcAACATAAATTTTATCAACTATTTTCGTTTAAGGGTAATATATGCAATGCCATAGCATGTGATGCAAGATCAGTTCCTACCTAAATTCATTAAGATGATATTGGTAGGGTACTGCAATAACGTACCATTTTGAAGTCAAAGCAACAGAAGAgttaatcttcttcttttgtattAGGTCTACTGTGAGACGATTAGCAAGGGTGGCTTGCCTCATGAACCTTACAGATTCAAAGTTGCCTATGACAAGCTCGTCATAGCTGCTGGAGCTGAGCCCCTGACATTTGGTATCAAGGGTGTGAAGGAACATGCATTTTTTCTCCGTGAAGTGAATCATGCCCAAGAGATTAGGAAGAAGCTTCTCTTGAACCTGATGCTCTCTGAACATCCAGGTGAGTGTTATATGTCTCTCAGAGGATTATAGATATTTGAAAACTATGTTTTGCTCTCTGAAGGATGAGTGCAAGACAATTGCCAAGAATTGGAATTCCTCTCTCAAACATCTTACGCATTTTAATTTGCAGGCATACCAGAGGAAGAAAGGAAACGCCTCCTACATTGTGTTGTTATTGGAGGTGGCCCTACAGGGGTAGAGTTCAGTGGCGAGCTGAGTGATTTTATTATGAAAGATGTCCGTGAACGGTATACTCATGTTAAGGATTACATCAAAGTCACTCTCATTGAGGTACTCATTTGTAATTGTCTTCTATATCTATGCATTGGATTTCTGTGGAGATGAACTATGAAACTAATGATTGtttttttctgtattttttttataaggcaAATGAGATTTTGTCATCCTTCGATGTTGGGTTAAGGCGATATGCAACAAATCACTTAACCAAGGTAAGTTGATTTGCCTTCTAACATTCTGGAGGCTATTTCTTGTCAGTTCAAGATTAATTTGAAATGTAAACTTTTGCATCAGTGTGGTGTTCGCCTTATGAGAGGTGTTGTGAAAGAAGTGCATCCCGAGAAGATAGTTCTCAACGATGGCACTGATGTTCCATATGGCCTTTTGGTCTGGTCTACAGGCGTTGGTCCTTCAGAGTTTGTGAAATCACTTGATCTTCCCAAGTCCGCAGGCGGAAGGTAAATGCACTCGCATTTCTTTGGTTGATTTCTTCCTTCTGTTCAATGTATTAAGAACCTAAAATCAGCTCTTTGGAGTAATACAGGATTGGTGTCGACGGGTGGTTGCGGGTTCCTTCCGTGGAAGATGTGTTTGCACTTGGAGATTGCGCTGGTTTTCTTGAGCAGACAGGGAGGCCAGTTCTTCCAGCTTTAGCTCAGGTTTTTGTTCCCTAGAAACTATACATTGCTGTCAAGCCTGTCTTATATCATGCATTCTCTTGTTTCTTAAACTAACGCATTTGACGATGTTTCAAATAGGTGGCAGAAAGGGAGGGAAAATATCTGGTCCAGTTGTTTAACAAGATTGGGACACAGAATGCAGGCAAGGCCTTGAGCTTAAAAGACATCCCTCTAGGAGAGCCTTTTGTGTACAAGCACCTTGGAAGCATGGCAACAGTTGGACGCTACAAGGCACTGGTTGATTTACGCCAGTCGAAGGTAGGCGCTTTTCAACCTTTTATCATAAAGGCAAATGTGATTTACAATCAAAGCATTTGCCTTAATCTCTTGAGCATGTTTTTGGCAGGATGCAAAAGGCATATCGCTTGCCGGATTCTTGAGCTGGTTCATTTGGCGTTCCGCTTATCTGACGCGAGTCGTCAGCTGGAGGAACAGGTTTTATGTTGCAGTAAACTGGGCTACCACGATTGTCTTTGGCAGAGACAACTCAAGAATAGGTTGATATCATTTGTACAACACAACACTGTCATTTGCCATATTATTTATGGTTACATATGTTAAAGAGGCTTAAGACCTTGAGCTGGATTTAGTCTCTGCGTTTCTCTCAATTTGTTGAgttgggttcaaattttggttcaatttAAAGATGATCTTTGCTAACTGGAGTCTGTTCTGAAACCATTGTCTTTGATATTCAAAGTATAGGCTGAAATTCCAGACACGCTCAAGAAGCAAAACAGCAATTGGCGATAGAcagaattaagaaaatgaaCCCAAGagtaaaaacaaagcatattcCACTGGTTATAATCTTTAAACTACAAAATTTGTACAGCCTGTGttgcaaaaaaaacaaaaaaaccaagacAAGAGCTTAAAATTTGTACCCTTCCCTTCCTCTCACtcatcaaaatctttaatttcacCGAAAACTGGATTCAGAACATCAGCAGCAGCTAAGAGAAGTGATGAGCATCACCACCACGGCGGCGGCTACTGGCAGAGAATatggaagagaaagagtggagCAGAACCCCAACAATAGCCACCTTGACCTGGCCCCTTTTTGGGATCAGACGGCCGGAATTAAAGCTCTGAGAGAAATTCCCACCGTTGATCATAGCACACCTTGCACCCTCCATCTCTTGTTTGCTTCTGATTATCTTATGGGATCAAAAGGGTCAGTCTTTCTCAAAGCAAGACAGAAGAAATGGCTATGGAATCTTGAAAGCTTGAAACTTTTGAGCTGTGAGTATGTTTTGtgatttgggttttcttcCTTGTGTGGTTTATATAGGCACTGGCAAAGaaggctctttttttttaatttttaatttaatatatttttgggttgGTAGACTAGATATAGATGCTGCATAATCATATGATATGATAATGTTTGCTGGTAGAATTTGACTGTAGGAGTTTGATGAAAGACAATTTTGACCTCTGAAGCGGTCGCGTTCGCGTTCATACTTCACCTTCAGTGGTTTCTTGTATCGGTTTTCCATTAAAAAAGCTTAAAGCTCCCTTGAATTCATAACCCAAATATCTTATCTTCTCGACGACTTGACCTCGAAAAGTCAGTCTCATTTCATTTTCACAACAAGAATCACAActtgaatttcttttctttatatatatatatatataatttattccaTTTCACACCATCACCTCACTACTAGTAAAAGATTGAGAAACGTTTGCATAAAACTCACGTGGCCATTTGATTCCCATCATCGAAGTATTGACTGAAAAAGCAGATGTCCCCACACCCACGGCACCTTTTTGTCTGTAGCTCTTCTTTTTATCAAGAGCCAAATAAGTGGGCCCGCTCCCATGCTACCTAACGCcaagcctttttcttttttttgttcaactgCTAATTTAAATATGGATTATGTTATTTTCATTCACTGAATCTGATAGTGGGAAGGAGGACCTTGGTTCATTGTATTTCATCTAACCTAAACTCACTACTAGACAGTGGAcacaaatatattttaattatgacaGATTGTGTTTAAAAGGAACAGATTCGTTCTAATAATTTGGATTATCGACAAGATTAAGGCTGAAAATTGAACCTATTATTTATTCTAAATTCTAATGACTGTCTGCAATTATAGAGGGAACCCTTCTTCATTTGCAGTATATTGTATTGTCAGTGttgtgtttgattttaaatGGAACAAGTACAGTCCCCTCCCCTTTGTGCAAATCTTTTTCATTTGTACAAAATTCTTTCTTGCAGAAAAAAGTGTGCAAAAGGTTTGCTATCTTCGGATAATCACAGATTATCACATGTGGTATACTGTGATTGactaaaaataacaaaacagtgtTTCACACGAGTGTTTTTCCTGCTTAAACTAATCTCCAGTCAAAACCTGATATGCTGAACAATTAAAGGAATTAATCTGTGGGATTACAAAAATACTTTGACCATGCCAGCTGTTGAGTTCTCTGGCCAACAAAAGAAACTAGTAAATATGAACACGAcaacttcttctttgttttgttttattgcaACATGATAATTAGCACCTAAAGTATGGTTTAAGTTAATCAAAGGTTGAGCTGCAAACTAGGACCAAGGTATGAATTCTTGCTTTTTGATTCAACTATGTAATATTATGGTCCACAAAAATCACATGGCCCTTTTGTTCCCACTGATAAATTAAAAGTCATTCTCTTTTCTATGAGGACCCAAGTGACTGTTTAGTTGCGGGTCTCCTCATGCACGGCTTATCCTTAATTATTAGTTTAAGGTGCACAAAATCAAACATGTTTGATTAGGAAGATCTTTATTTGAAACTTTGTTTCGAAAACGATAGGACTAGGAAGGAGATGTTGTAATAACCCTAATTAGTACCATACACTGGATCTTATAGTGAAAAGGACTTGGTTCATGTACGCCCCCAGAATCTCTACAAACATGTGTTTAGTTACGTCAGATTGTGTTTACTTAGGCATAGATTCGATATAGGCAGTGGGATTATTATATTGAAGTTGATTGAtggttgtttttcttttagttttataataaggttgattgtttttttttgtttttttgttttatatcaTATCTTAGTGCACAAATATATCGCCAGATTCAgatatgaaaatataaagATGAGCATGAATGTTATGTTTTGTTAGAATATGAATCTAAATCATTGATCACAATAATTCTCATGTAAAATGCTTAAATCCTTGTGGTAATGTTCAATTCAGCATTACCACTGTACTGATCGAATCAGATCCCATGTTTATGTTACTTGTGGTAATATTCTACTTACGTAGGTACGTAGGCACTTACATATCATAATCAAGATTCAAGGCCAAAGAGGTAGAATTATACACTATTTGACTAGGCTATAGCTATTCAAATTATATTCTTTGAAGCGATTGTTGCTTGAAGTGTTCCAATTTTTGAAgaactttttttattgataGGGCTAATCAAATACACTATAGAGATGTTAGGACTCGAATCCAAGACCTTACTTGAGGAAACAATTGATCCAaatcactacactagtgggccTTTTATGTTGTGTTCCAATTTTAGTCTCAAATTCCCGGCCTCTTTTTTTAGGGGTTTAAGATTTAATACCAGtcaaaattttgaacaatATACCTATCTGGgtaccaaataaataaatagtattgtATCAATATCAAATGAAATGATTGAACAAATTctcatttcaatatatatttgaagaaaattCTACAATGTACAAACATTAAAATCCATTACATGATGAACAAATAACAATCTAATAAGTCTTAGTAACCCTAGGAGTTGTTCCTTGACTGGCTGTGCATTGATGGACGGCGGCGGTGAGGACCAAAGATGGAAGCCACAGAATTGGCTAATCCCACCACAATTCCCATCTTCACCTGACCCCTCTTTGGAATCGGACGGCCAGATAATCTCCTGGACAAATCTCCACCGTTCATCATTGCTCTCCCGGCAGTAGCTGTGGCACCCTCCATCTCTCTTTATCTATTGAAGTTGTAGAGATACAATACAACTTGGATTTGCTGAGTGCTAACAGCTTTCTTATATACCAGTACCACTCGGCTTCTTCCTCATTATAATGACCATATTAGCCATTCTGCACTTCAATATATTGCAAAGTTGTGCATGGGCAATCCAGTCATTTCTgtgtttattatatattataataaacaTACAATAATGCAAGTGAAGTAATAATAATCAAAGTGCATGGGGCCCACAAAATTAAAGGTTAAGAATCAcatgatatataatataacataaT belongs to Prunus persica cultivar Lovell chromosome G4, Prunus_persica_NCBIv2, whole genome shotgun sequence and includes:
- the LOC18778444 gene encoding internal alternative NAD(P)H-ubiquinone oxidoreductase A1, mitochondrial; the encoded protein is MALERIARTARNGFRRSPSGASARTSEKEMLCEGASTRKYCSLPSLETDTRNRNFLYLSSISKVNHNSFWSRGIRATPTYQFPSAERIVEESDSEYNDPKYPGLEATKPGEKPRVVVLGTGWAACRFLKGLDTKIYDVVCISPRNHMVFTPLLASTCVGTLEFRSVAEPVTHIQSALATDPNSFFYMASCVGVDTDKHEVYCETISKGGLPHEPYRFKVAYDKLVIAAGAEPLTFGIKGVKEHAFFLREVNHAQEIRKKLLLNLMLSEHPGIPEEERKRLLHCVVIGGGPTGVEFSGELSDFIMKDVRERYTHVKDYIKVTLIEANEILSSFDVGLRRYATNHLTKCGVRLMRGVVKEVHPEKIVLNDGTDVPYGLLVWSTGVGPSEFVKSLDLPKSAGGRIGVDGWLRVPSVEDVFALGDCAGFLEQTGRPVLPALAQVAEREGKYLVQLFNKIGTQNAGKALSLKDIPLGEPFVYKHLGSMATVGRYKALVDLRQSKDAKGISLAGFLSWFIWRSAYLTRVVSWRNRFYVAVNWATTIVFGRDNSRIG